One window from the genome of Amaranthus tricolor cultivar Red isolate AtriRed21 chromosome 9, ASM2621246v1, whole genome shotgun sequence encodes:
- the LOC130823239 gene encoding SKP1-like protein 7, translating into MASSSRSCSSSENRNTITLTSSDGLTFEIEENVAVQMKTIRRYLKDLPVNQRKFRVPTVTGHVLAKVIVYCKKHAENPNYIQELKILDKKSVNENDQYALYNLANAAKDLIVKSLMDLTYDTVFACLESNKSRKRIMRFL; encoded by the exons ATGGCATCTTCATCAAGATCTTGTTCTTCATCCGAGAACAGGAACACGATAACCCTAACGAGCTCAGATGGATTGACCTTCGAAATCGAAGAAAACGTGGCAGTGCAAATGAAAACAATCCGTAGGTATTTAAAAGATCTGCCTGTCAACCAAAGAAAGTTTCGGGTGCCGACAGTCACCGGACATGTACTAGCGAAAGTTATCGTCTACTGCAAAAAGCATGCGGAAAACCCTAATTATATTCAAGAACTCAAGATTTTGGATAAAAAATCTGTAAACGAAAATGATCAGTATGCACTTTATAATTTAGCAAATGCTGCAAAAGATTTGATAGTTAAGTCATTGATGGATTTGACTTACGATACTGTGTTTGCCTGCTTGGAATCCAACAAGAGTAGGAAGAGAATTATGAG ATTCCTGTAG